The Aureitalea marina genome includes a window with the following:
- a CDS encoding fasciclin domain-containing protein, with the protein MKKIIFILTTVLVFSGAQQMVAQSSKSIVDIAVSNKDFSTLVTALKAADLVGALQGDGPFTVFAPTNAAFSKVDKNALNGLLQPENKKALTNVLTYHVVSGQLNASDVVGALKKGNGKAEVKALNGQTLTVVQKDGKIWLKDQNGAYSEIIKTDVMASNGVIHIIGDVVMPK; encoded by the coding sequence ATGAAAAAGATCATTTTTATTCTAACTACTGTATTAGTATTCTCAGGAGCTCAGCAAATGGTGGCTCAAAGTTCAAAGAGCATCGTAGATATCGCTGTATCCAACAAGGACTTCTCTACGCTTGTTACTGCCCTTAAAGCGGCCGACCTTGTAGGTGCCCTTCAAGGTGACGGACCTTTCACCGTTTTTGCCCCGACCAACGCTGCCTTCTCCAAAGTAGACAAGAATGCCTTGAATGGTTTGCTACAACCAGAAAACAAAAAAGCTCTGACCAACGTATTGACTTATCACGTAGTAAGCGGACAATTGAACGCCTCTGATGTAGTAGGTGCACTGAAAAAAGGAAATGGAAAAGCCGAAGTGAAGGCTTTGAATGGACAGACTTTGACTGTTGTACAGAAAGACGGAAAGATCTGGCTGAAAGACCAAAACGGAGCTTACAGTGAGATCATCAAAACTGATGTGATGGCGAGCAATGGTGTGATCCACATCATTGGAGACGTTGTTATGCCGAAGTAA
- a CDS encoding RNA polymerase sigma factor: MPVNSTIIQRFLEGDQQALSHLYDQYSGAIYGVLLRMCRQEDIAQDVLQETFITIWEKRNSYNPEKGQFYTWAYRIGRNKMLNFLRNSPDLIQKEDLSVYDNKGASEEQPLDREALNGAIAKLEPHHKQALDLVYFSGMTHREAHQEMNVALGTFKSYIRQALKKLRENYQVVTALLMMMIDKML, from the coding sequence ATGCCCGTAAATTCCACCATCATCCAACGCTTTCTTGAGGGAGACCAGCAAGCTCTTTCCCACCTCTACGACCAGTACTCGGGCGCGATCTACGGTGTTTTACTGAGGATGTGTCGGCAGGAAGATATCGCACAGGACGTTTTGCAGGAAACATTTATCACGATTTGGGAGAAAAGGAACTCTTACAATCCTGAAAAAGGCCAATTCTATACCTGGGCATATCGAATTGGGCGAAATAAAATGTTAAATTTTTTAAGAAATTCACCTGACCTCATCCAAAAAGAGGATTTAAGTGTATATGATAATAAAGGGGCCTCCGAGGAACAGCCTCTTGACCGTGAGGCATTAAACGGGGCAATCGCCAAGTTGGAACCTCACCACAAACAAGCCCTGGATCTGGTATACTTTAGTGGGATGACCCACAGAGAGGCCCACCAGGAGATGAATGTAGCTCTGGGCACCTTTAAATCCTACATTCGCCAGGCACTGAAGAAGTTGAGAGAAAATTATCAGGTGGTAACTGCACTGCTGATGATGATGATCGACAAGATGTTATGA
- a CDS encoding serine hydrolase: MRFLLLFLLILLTACSGPDLDPIQHVLRSSHPAMLNVLHDVKKYEIQIIYTRIDTLENGAISFQDYTFRTRDSSYFYPASTVKFPVAVLALEYADAQPEINLKSSFRSSPDSIWHSIDDDVRQIFAVSDNAANNRLYELMGRDQINNRMADLGVGAFRMAHRLSTPDSDRARRDTLWFEENGDTLQLGGGMDQEIVPLQLDLIKKGKGFIRDGNIVNEPMDFSRKNYFPLATQHALMKRIIFPDNFKQEQLPQISAESRKSLLHHMHTLPKDAGYDQTDYYDSYGKFFLYGDSKEPIPDHISIYNKVGYAYGTLSETAFIHDRKTGIGFMLSATILVNEDGIFNNDNYEYDKIGIPFMAQLGRELYVYESATR, translated from the coding sequence ATGCGCTTCCTTCTTCTCTTTTTACTCATTTTGTTGACGGCCTGTTCCGGACCCGACCTTGATCCCATTCAACATGTGCTTAGGAGCAGCCATCCGGCCATGCTCAATGTGCTGCACGATGTAAAGAAATATGAGATCCAGATCATCTATACCCGAATAGATACCTTGGAAAATGGAGCGATCAGTTTCCAGGACTATACCTTCAGAACAAGGGACAGCAGTTATTTCTACCCCGCGAGTACCGTAAAGTTCCCTGTTGCGGTCTTGGCCTTGGAATATGCCGATGCCCAGCCTGAAATAAATTTGAAAAGTTCATTTCGCTCCAGCCCGGACAGCATTTGGCATTCTATAGATGATGATGTTCGGCAGATCTTTGCCGTTTCAGACAATGCCGCCAATAACCGATTGTATGAATTAATGGGCAGGGACCAGATCAACAATAGGATGGCAGATCTGGGTGTAGGCGCGTTCAGGATGGCTCATCGATTATCGACCCCTGACTCAGACCGGGCTAGGAGAGACACATTGTGGTTTGAAGAAAATGGAGACACACTCCAACTCGGCGGAGGGATGGATCAGGAGATCGTGCCACTTCAGCTGGATCTTATAAAAAAAGGCAAAGGATTTATACGAGATGGTAATATAGTCAATGAGCCAATGGACTTTAGCCGGAAGAACTATTTTCCACTGGCTACCCAACATGCACTGATGAAAAGAATCATTTTCCCGGACAATTTTAAGCAAGAGCAATTGCCACAAATCAGTGCGGAAAGCAGGAAGTCTCTCCTGCATCATATGCATACCTTGCCGAAAGATGCAGGCTACGACCAGACTGATTATTACGACAGTTATGGGAAATTCTTTCTTTACGGAGACAGCAAGGAGCCTATACCGGATCATATCAGCATCTACAACAAGGTGGGTTATGCCTATGGCACCTTATCGGAGACGGCTTTTATTCACGACCGCAAAACGGGTATCGGTTTTATGCTTTCGGCTACCATACTGGTCAATGAGGACGGTATCTTTAACAATGATAATTACGAATACGACAAGATCGGGATTCCATTTATGGCCCAGTTAGGACGGGAACTATACGTCTATGAAAGCGCTACTCGTTAG
- a CDS encoding NAD(P)H-dependent flavin oxidoreductase, with product METRITQLFNIDLPIVQAGMIWNSGWKLASAVSNVGGLGLIGAGSMYPHILEEHLQKCKAATNRPFGVNVPMLYPNLEEIMDLILRYEVPIVFTSAGNPKTFTPRLKEAGITVVHVVSSVKFALKAQDAGVDAVVAEGFEAGGHNGREETTTFTLIPMVREKLDVPLIAAGGIANGRGMLAAMVLGADGVQVGSRFVASEESSAHQAFKQVVVDAKEGDTQLTLKELAPVRLIKNKFYQDVQDLYKEGPTVEQLKELLGRARAKRGMFEGDLIEGELEIGQISGLIHEIKPAAQIVSDMMSEFRAAVGEFSSWKL from the coding sequence ATGGAGACCAGAATAACTCAACTTTTTAATATTGATCTACCCATAGTTCAGGCCGGAATGATCTGGAACAGTGGTTGGAAATTGGCCTCTGCCGTCAGCAATGTAGGCGGATTGGGATTGATCGGGGCAGGATCAATGTACCCGCATATTCTGGAAGAACACCTTCAAAAATGCAAGGCTGCAACAAACCGGCCATTTGGGGTCAATGTGCCCATGCTCTACCCCAACCTGGAAGAGATCATGGATCTCATATTGCGTTATGAAGTACCTATAGTCTTTACATCGGCGGGAAACCCCAAAACCTTTACTCCTCGCTTGAAAGAGGCCGGAATCACGGTGGTGCATGTGGTAAGCAGCGTGAAATTTGCTCTGAAGGCACAGGATGCCGGTGTAGATGCCGTGGTGGCGGAAGGATTTGAAGCTGGTGGTCATAACGGAAGAGAGGAGACCACAACCTTTACGCTGATCCCGATGGTAAGGGAGAAGCTGGATGTGCCCTTGATTGCCGCTGGCGGTATAGCTAACGGTAGAGGGATGTTGGCTGCTATGGTATTGGGAGCGGACGGAGTGCAGGTAGGAAGTCGGTTTGTGGCTTCAGAAGAATCCAGTGCACATCAAGCATTTAAGCAGGTCGTTGTAGATGCCAAAGAGGGTGATACGCAATTGACCTTAAAGGAACTTGCGCCGGTACGTTTGATCAAAAATAAGTTCTATCAGGATGTACAGGACTTGTATAAGGAGGGGCCGACCGTAGAACAATTGAAAGAACTCCTTGGCCGTGCCCGTGCGAAAAGAGGGATGTTTGAAGGCGACCTGATCGAGGGTGAGTTAGAGATCGGGCAGATCTCCGGGCTTATACACGAGATTAAACCAGCCGCCCAGATCGTTTCCGATATGATGTCCGAATTTAGAGCTGCGGTAGGAGAGTTCTCTTCCTGGAAACTCTAA
- a CDS encoding anti-sigma factor, with translation MKREEIIEAGLLERHVLGELSQEELMMLESQLEADGELRAQLSQLEEDLESMALENAIVPPAAIKAAVMEASDPKQKVIQLKRNERNAYFAIAASLAAVFMLTSGWLFKEVRQMENQVEVVQTENSELQTELEKINDQYDRTQQWYTAINDPNTERYLMKGNLKSPQTEVISYVNHTEKEVYLNTVGLPELSDEEDYQLWGDVDGEMIDMGVIPKGESMVAMRYLDEAESLNITIEPAGGSDHPTVTRLITNVYLN, from the coding sequence ATGAAGCGAGAAGAAATAATTGAAGCTGGCCTGCTTGAGCGCCATGTCCTGGGGGAACTTAGCCAGGAGGAGCTTATGATGCTGGAATCCCAGCTAGAAGCCGACGGTGAATTACGTGCCCAACTTTCACAATTGGAAGAGGACTTGGAGTCCATGGCCTTGGAAAATGCGATTGTCCCCCCTGCCGCCATTAAGGCTGCCGTGATGGAAGCTAGCGATCCTAAACAGAAGGTTATACAGTTGAAGCGAAACGAGCGCAATGCGTATTTCGCAATCGCGGCTAGTTTGGCCGCTGTATTTATGTTGACTTCTGGATGGTTATTCAAGGAAGTTCGACAGATGGAGAATCAGGTCGAAGTAGTTCAGACTGAAAATTCAGAATTACAGACCGAGCTGGAAAAGATCAATGATCAATACGATCGGACCCAGCAATGGTATACCGCTATTAACGATCCCAATACGGAACGTTATCTTATGAAAGGTAATTTGAAATCTCCACAGACCGAGGTGATCTCCTATGTGAACCACACCGAGAAAGAGGTTTATCTCAATACCGTTGGACTACCGGAACTAAGCGACGAAGAAGACTACCAGTTATGGGGTGACGTAGATGGTGAAATGATCGATATGGGAGTTATACCTAAAGGCGAGTCCATGGTCGCCATGAGATACCTGGACGAGGCAGAATCGCTGAATATCACTATTGAACCAGCCGGAGGTAGCGACCACCCAACGGTCACCCGTCTCATTACGAACGTTTACCTGAATTAA